The Rhododendron vialii isolate Sample 1 chromosome 5a, ASM3025357v1 genome contains a region encoding:
- the LOC131328052 gene encoding chaperone protein dnaJ 6-like: protein MSILVVEEKRALNDQTGCVDDSMRPCRSFFRTMYRKITEADIEEFEANYRGSDSEKNDLIDLYKKYKGNMNSKSDGPVSLFYEGRSQRNQVE from the exons ATGTCAATTCTTGTTGTTGAGGAGAAGAGGGCGCTCAATGATCAAACTGGTTGTGTTGATGATTCTATGA GACCTTGCAGGAGCTTTTTCCGAACTATGTACAGAAAG ATCACTGAGGCTGATATTGAAGAGTTCGAAGCAAACTATAGAGGATCTGACTCagagaaaaatgatttgattgACTTGTACAAGAAGTACAAAGGTAATATGAACAG TAAATCAGATGGACCTGTGTCACTGTTTTATGAAGGAAGATCACAGAGGAATCAAGTTGAGTAA